From Polynucleobacter sp. MWH-Braz-FAM2G, a single genomic window includes:
- a CDS encoding DNA/RNA non-specific endonuclease: protein MRILQKVFALVALTISLNAFALFDDCKDLFPNQKIPSSSQVGRDLCMDSFAILYSPEDKKPIYTVEKLNKEQLSAPHPRRSNQFYEEARLPFSERSLLSDYRGSGYDRGHNAPAGDMSNERSMAQSFSLANMMPQARQNNQGIWAKNVEEPTRAYVKRAPGDVYVFTGSTGKAGSIGKSQVTIPSHLYKLVYDPAKNHAWAYWIENTNEARMTPPISYAELVQKTGIDFQLPIGNTSTGGTNKTLEPPIAKEVKPLIGGWYPVFFDEYSANKLNSVISNIKAGRVESIQIQYDRNENLAKQIATQIETQTKLQVSILQSSPPESTSVSYERNRVTLIVRSK from the coding sequence ATGAGAATTCTTCAAAAAGTCTTTGCCCTAGTCGCGCTAACCATCTCATTAAATGCCTTTGCACTATTTGATGACTGCAAGGACCTCTTTCCAAACCAGAAAATTCCAAGTAGCTCACAGGTAGGTCGCGACCTCTGCATGGATAGTTTTGCGATCTTGTACTCACCCGAGGATAAGAAGCCCATCTATACAGTGGAGAAGCTAAACAAAGAACAGTTGTCAGCTCCCCACCCACGTAGAAGCAATCAATTCTATGAAGAAGCTAGACTGCCCTTTTCTGAAAGATCCCTGCTATCGGATTACCGCGGCAGTGGGTACGACCGTGGCCATAATGCGCCTGCTGGAGATATGAGTAATGAGCGCTCAATGGCTCAATCCTTCTCTCTAGCCAATATGATGCCCCAAGCAAGACAGAATAATCAGGGCATTTGGGCCAAGAATGTGGAGGAGCCCACGCGGGCATACGTTAAAAGAGCACCTGGAGATGTCTATGTCTTTACAGGCTCTACGGGTAAAGCTGGGAGTATCGGCAAAAGCCAAGTCACTATTCCCAGCCATTTATATAAGCTGGTTTACGATCCAGCCAAAAATCATGCTTGGGCATACTGGATTGAGAATACGAATGAGGCTCGGATGACTCCACCCATCTCCTATGCAGAATTGGTCCAAAAAACAGGAATCGACTTTCAACTTCCGATTGGCAATACCTCAACTGGAGGCACTAACAAAACCTTAGAGCCACCAATAGCAAAAGAGGTAAAGCCTTTGATAGGAGGTTGGTACCCCGTATTTTTTGATGAATATTCAGCCAATAAACTCAATAGTGTCATCAGCAACATCAAGGCAGGTAGAGTTGAAAGCATTCAGATTCAATACGATCGCAATGAAAATTTAGCAAAACAGATTGCCACCCAAATTGAAACTCAAACCAAACTCCAGGTCAGTATCTTACAAAGCAGCCCGCCAGAGTCCACCTCTGTAAGTTACGAACGTAATCGCGTTACTCTCATCGTTCGTTCAAAGTAA
- a CDS encoding lytic transglycosylase domain-containing protein encodes MSKCLSNNLNEMQGVQPNVLTAKELLSHAMAPVYRVINGLLVVTVFMVVGLWLSGNGTGAGAFDLARILVPDEARHIVWSNGFGMLNQSSEAHEAAAQTADNDIAAVIYNKSKVANAAGFESAKQQTVALLMPSVAQLQVKSISHLSDRIPTSKIDPQALDSNLMGSIQNQRAVADFYEKKYNLDRAKIEEYVSKTILIAKEVNIDPVLLLAVIAVESNFNPNTKSHAGAEGLMQVMTSVHKDKYAIFGGTTEATKPEVNIRVGAYILKYLIATAGSLRNGLKYYVGAANADDDGGYSDKVMAERNRLIGLCQNRSTNRLTLNGKDIRS; translated from the coding sequence ATGAGTAAATGTCTATCAAACAATTTGAATGAAATGCAGGGTGTGCAGCCTAATGTGCTGACCGCCAAAGAACTGCTTTCCCATGCCATGGCTCCAGTCTATCGAGTCATCAATGGCTTGCTCGTTGTTACTGTATTCATGGTGGTTGGACTTTGGCTTTCTGGTAATGGAACCGGTGCTGGCGCCTTTGACCTGGCTCGTATCTTGGTTCCTGACGAAGCGCGCCACATTGTTTGGAGCAACGGCTTTGGCATGCTCAATCAATCTTCAGAGGCCCATGAGGCTGCGGCTCAAACCGCGGATAACGATATTGCGGCGGTGATCTATAACAAGTCTAAAGTGGCAAATGCCGCCGGCTTTGAGAGCGCCAAACAGCAAACAGTCGCCTTGCTGATGCCTTCAGTTGCTCAATTGCAAGTGAAATCCATTTCACACTTATCTGATCGCATCCCTACTTCCAAGATAGATCCTCAGGCTTTAGATAGCAATTTAATGGGGTCTATTCAGAATCAACGGGCTGTCGCTGATTTCTACGAAAAAAAATACAACCTTGATCGTGCCAAGATAGAAGAATATGTATCTAAAACTATTTTGATTGCAAAAGAAGTCAATATTGATCCAGTGCTTTTATTAGCGGTGATAGCTGTAGAGTCAAATTTCAACCCAAATACTAAGAGCCATGCAGGTGCCGAGGGTCTCATGCAAGTGATGACTTCTGTACATAAAGATAAATATGCAATCTTTGGTGGAACTACAGAGGCTACTAAACCCGAAGTGAACATTCGTGTTGGCGCCTATATCTTGAAATATTTAATTGCCACAGCTGGTTCATTGCGTAATGGTTTGAAATACTATGTTGGCGCAGCGAATGCAGATGATGATGGTGGATATTCAGATAAGGTGATGGCTGAAAGAAATCGCTTAATTGGCTTGTGCCAAAATCGTTCTACCAATCGCTTAACTTTAAATGGCAAAGACATTCGTTCTTAA
- a CDS encoding FKBP-type peptidyl-prolyl cis-trans isomerase, whose translation MSELKKIDTVVGDGKEATAGNHVDVHYTGWLYDENAPEHKGQKFDSSLDRGQLFSFPLGAGHVIKGWDEGVAGMKIGGKRTLIIPSEMGYGPRGAGGVIPPNATLVFDVELHGVN comes from the coding sequence ATGAGCGAACTTAAGAAAATCGATACTGTAGTTGGGGACGGAAAAGAAGCAACGGCTGGAAATCATGTAGACGTTCATTACACAGGATGGCTCTATGATGAAAATGCACCCGAACATAAAGGGCAGAAATTTGACAGCTCATTAGACCGTGGTCAACTCTTCAGCTTTCCCTTGGGCGCCGGACATGTTATTAAGGGTTGGGATGAAGGCGTAGCTGGTATGAAAATTGGTGGTAAGCGAACACTCATCATTCCTTCAGAAATGGGCTATGGACCGCGTGGCGCTGGTGGCGTAATACCTCCTAATGCCACCCTAGTATTTGATGTGGAATTACATGGCGTTAACTAA
- a CDS encoding DUF6352 family protein — protein MANQLKLKHMTNYWVNSGYNSLAISPDNQLLVTDDFLRTYMERPELKLVPESCSVERALHQRLVESPRSDVSEDEIKGMADEDTQENYRVWLRYRSRLLSASSLEAFYMSLFKGAGVDVPPLFVSQLAQIFVRHILGDKAHPLEVRMSELFFRTQKISVIEDGIVMGADEEVVARNAQAGDAGNIMDLLKGKSMKMRSADLDVIYEENAEQYWGRNEDFDLAVQLNFGHEPINHFCRVLEKWINHFLGVVVRITPMQQIIDPKWSWHVGLDASATQILNKLYNKELVEQDELERVICLFRLDFLDEAAATQAQSGKPVYMAIAMNEQNQLKLKPQNLLFNLPLAKTS, from the coding sequence ATGGCAAACCAACTAAAGCTAAAGCACATGACAAACTATTGGGTAAATTCTGGATACAACTCCCTAGCAATTAGCCCTGACAACCAATTGCTGGTCACGGACGACTTTTTGCGAACTTATATGGAGAGACCAGAGCTTAAGTTAGTGCCTGAGTCTTGTTCGGTTGAACGTGCCTTGCATCAACGTCTAGTTGAAAGCCCTCGATCTGACGTAAGTGAAGACGAAATTAAGGGCATGGCTGACGAGGATACTCAGGAAAACTATCGTGTCTGGTTGCGTTATCGATCACGCCTGTTATCAGCAAGCTCATTAGAGGCTTTTTATATGAGTTTATTTAAAGGTGCTGGCGTTGATGTCCCGCCCTTATTTGTATCTCAGTTAGCCCAAATTTTTGTAAGACATATTCTTGGGGATAAGGCGCATCCTTTAGAAGTACGCATGAGCGAGCTATTTTTTAGAACCCAGAAGATTAGTGTCATAGAGGATGGCATTGTGATGGGTGCTGATGAAGAGGTAGTTGCCCGCAATGCGCAAGCTGGGGATGCTGGAAACATTATGGATTTACTGAAGGGTAAATCGATGAAAATGCGTTCGGCTGATCTAGACGTTATTTATGAAGAAAATGCAGAGCAATACTGGGGTCGAAATGAAGATTTTGATTTAGCCGTCCAATTGAATTTTGGTCATGAGCCTATTAATCATTTTTGTCGTGTCTTAGAAAAATGGATAAACCATTTCTTAGGTGTTGTCGTACGCATTACACCGATGCAACAGATTATTGATCCCAAGTGGTCATGGCATGTTGGCCTAGATGCGTCAGCCACTCAGATACTCAATAAGCTATACAACAAAGAGCTAGTTGAGCAAGATGAGTTGGAGAGGGTGATTTGTTTGTTTCGCTTGGACTTTCTTGATGAGGCGGCGGCAACTCAAGCGCAAAGCGGTAAGCCTGTATACATGGCAATTGCTATGAATGAACAAAATCAGTTGAAGTTAAAACCCCAAAACCTGCTATTCAACCTACCGCTTGCAAAAACTTCCTAG
- a CDS encoding MFS transporter, which produces MVNRHPLLNKNLVLLIVCQGLFLTNNVTFIAINGLVGLSLAPASWMATLPVMGYVVGGAFSTSIVAKSQNYFGRKISFQLGLLVAVLSALLCAYAALSHNFWLLIAGTFIAGYYSANGQLYRFAAGELTELKQRDKAISWVLAGGILGAVIGPNLASWTRNLFDTPFLGAYLTLSIAALIGIFVMQFIHFPRESKTEHSLSDGRPLKEILKQPVFVVAIIGAALGYGVMNLLMAATPLAMQVCGLPFSDTALVLEWHVIGMFAPGFFTGSLIQRFGTLRIMSVGVLLNFTCIAIALTGTNLHQFFMALFLLGVGWNFLFTGATSLAINAYKPNERDKAQAAINFCVFATMAFTSFGSGALVTSQGWSILNWGSLIPVIISGLAIFWLAQHHKKSQASI; this is translated from the coding sequence ATGGTCAACAGACATCCTTTACTCAATAAAAATTTGGTCTTACTCATTGTTTGCCAAGGTCTGTTCCTAACCAACAATGTCACCTTTATTGCCATTAACGGCTTGGTAGGCCTCAGTCTTGCGCCAGCAAGTTGGATGGCAACCCTACCTGTCATGGGCTATGTGGTTGGAGGCGCTTTTTCAACCTCTATTGTGGCTAAATCCCAAAATTATTTCGGCCGCAAGATCTCTTTTCAGTTAGGCCTACTTGTTGCCGTGCTATCCGCCCTCTTATGCGCCTATGCTGCCCTTAGCCATAATTTTTGGCTCTTGATCGCAGGAACCTTTATTGCCGGCTATTACAGTGCCAATGGTCAGCTTTATCGCTTTGCTGCTGGAGAGCTCACCGAGCTTAAGCAACGCGATAAGGCTATTTCTTGGGTATTGGCTGGTGGCATCCTAGGAGCGGTTATTGGACCCAATCTAGCGTCCTGGACAAGAAACCTATTCGATACCCCTTTTTTGGGAGCCTACCTCACGCTCTCCATTGCCGCATTAATTGGCATCTTTGTCATGCAGTTCATTCACTTTCCCCGCGAATCGAAGACCGAGCATTCGCTTTCTGATGGTCGTCCGCTTAAAGAAATTCTGAAGCAACCTGTTTTTGTGGTTGCCATTATCGGCGCCGCCTTGGGATATGGGGTCATGAATCTCCTAATGGCCGCTACACCACTAGCGATGCAAGTATGCGGGCTACCATTCTCTGATACTGCCTTAGTGCTTGAATGGCATGTGATTGGGATGTTTGCCCCTGGATTTTTTACAGGATCATTAATACAGCGGTTTGGCACGCTCAGAATTATGTCAGTCGGCGTTTTACTCAATTTCACCTGTATTGCAATCGCACTAACTGGGACCAATCTTCATCAGTTCTTTATGGCTTTATTTTTACTCGGTGTCGGCTGGAATTTCTTATTTACTGGTGCCACCTCATTAGCAATCAATGCCTACAAACCAAATGAGCGAGATAAGGCGCAAGCTGCAATTAACTTTTGCGTCTTTGCAACGATGGCATTTACCTCTTTTGGGTCTGGAGCACTGGTTACCTCTCAAGGCTGGAGCATTCTGAATTGGGGCTCTCTTATTCCAGTGATAATAAGTGGGCTAGCAATTTTCTGGCTCGCACAGCATCACAAAAAGTCACAAGCATCAATCTAG
- a CDS encoding NADP-dependent isocitrate dehydrogenase: protein MASEKSKIIYTLTDEAPLLATCAFLPIIRTFTAPAGVEIVKSDISVAARILAEFSDCLTPEQQVPDNLAELGKMTLLPDTNIIKLPNISASVPQLLAAIKELQSKGYKIPNFPEDPKTDEEKAIRARYSKCLGSSVNPVLREGNSDRRAPPAVKRYARKNPHSMGEWSQASRTHVSHMHGGDFYSSEKSMTMTKACDVKMDLVTKSGKTIVLKPKVSLLAGEIIDSMYMSKKALCEFYEKEIEDAYKTGMMLSLHVKATMMKVSHPIVFGHAVKIFYKDAFEKHAKLFEELGVNANNGMSSLYEKIKTLPESKREEIIQDLHACHEHRPALAMVDSAKGITNLHSPSDVIVDASMPAMIRVGGKMWGADGRLHDTKAVIPESTFARIYQEMINFCKTHGNFDPTTMGTVPNVGLMAQQAEEYGSHDKTFEIPEAGVARIVADDGTVLLEQNVEEGDIWRMCQCKDAPIRDWVKLAVNRARLSNTPAVFWLDEYRPHEAELIKKVKTYLKDYDLEGVDIQIMSQTRAMRYTLERVIRGKDTISVTGNILRDYLTDLFPIMELGTSAKMLSIVPLMAGGGLFETGAGGSAPKHVQQLVEENHLRWDSLGEFLALAVSLEDISDKTGNQKVKILARTLDEATGKLLDNNKSPSPRTGELDNRGSQFYLAMYWAEALAAQTEDKELQAYFAPLAKSLVENEKKIAEELKAVQGKPVDIGGYYVADPEKCKAVMRPSATFNAALKAARG, encoded by the coding sequence ATGGCTTCAGAGAAATCAAAGATTATTTATACGCTGACAGACGAAGCGCCGCTTTTGGCGACTTGTGCATTTCTGCCAATCATTCGTACTTTTACGGCACCTGCTGGCGTAGAGATCGTTAAGAGTGACATTTCTGTTGCTGCTCGTATCTTGGCTGAGTTTTCTGATTGCCTCACACCTGAGCAACAGGTTCCTGATAACTTGGCCGAACTCGGCAAAATGACTTTGTTGCCAGACACCAATATTATTAAGCTGCCTAACATTAGCGCCTCTGTTCCTCAGTTGCTAGCAGCTATCAAGGAGTTGCAGTCTAAGGGCTACAAGATTCCGAATTTCCCTGAAGATCCAAAAACGGATGAGGAGAAAGCGATTCGTGCTCGCTACTCTAAGTGCTTAGGTAGTTCGGTTAACCCAGTATTACGCGAAGGTAACTCTGACCGCCGTGCGCCACCCGCTGTGAAGCGTTACGCACGTAAAAATCCACACTCCATGGGAGAGTGGAGTCAAGCTTCTCGTACGCACGTATCCCATATGCATGGCGGTGACTTCTACTCTAGCGAGAAGTCAATGACGATGACTAAGGCTTGTGATGTGAAGATGGACTTGGTAACGAAGAGCGGTAAGACAATCGTTCTAAAGCCAAAAGTCTCTTTGCTGGCTGGAGAAATTATTGACAGCATGTACATGAGCAAAAAAGCGCTTTGCGAATTCTATGAAAAAGAAATTGAAGATGCTTATAAGACTGGCATGATGTTGTCCTTGCACGTTAAAGCTACGATGATGAAAGTTTCACATCCAATCGTCTTTGGTCATGCAGTGAAGATTTTCTACAAAGATGCATTCGAAAAGCATGCAAAATTGTTTGAAGAATTGGGTGTGAATGCCAATAATGGTATGAGCAGCTTGTATGAAAAAATCAAGACTTTGCCAGAATCTAAGCGCGAAGAAATCATTCAAGATTTACATGCTTGTCATGAACACCGTCCAGCCTTGGCGATGGTTGATTCTGCCAAAGGTATTACCAATCTCCATTCCCCAAGTGACGTGATTGTGGATGCGTCCATGCCGGCAATGATCCGTGTTGGCGGCAAGATGTGGGGTGCAGATGGTCGTTTGCATGACACCAAAGCTGTGATTCCAGAAAGTACCTTTGCCCGTATCTATCAAGAAATGATCAATTTCTGTAAGACCCACGGTAATTTTGATCCAACTACGATGGGTACAGTACCTAACGTAGGTTTAATGGCTCAACAAGCAGAAGAGTACGGCTCACATGACAAGACTTTTGAAATTCCAGAAGCTGGTGTAGCGCGCATTGTTGCTGACGATGGCACTGTATTGCTCGAGCAAAATGTTGAAGAGGGTGATATCTGGCGTATGTGTCAGTGTAAAGATGCCCCGATTCGTGACTGGGTGAAGTTGGCTGTGAACCGCGCGCGTCTCTCTAATACACCAGCAGTATTCTGGCTTGATGAGTACCGTCCACACGAAGCAGAGTTGATCAAGAAGGTGAAAACCTATCTCAAAGATTACGATCTTGAAGGCGTAGATATCCAGATCATGTCCCAAACTCGTGCAATGCGTTACACCCTAGAGAGAGTGATTCGCGGTAAAGATACGATCTCTGTAACGGGCAATATTTTGCGTGACTATCTCACCGACTTGTTCCCAATCATGGAACTAGGTACCAGTGCGAAGATGCTCTCGATTGTTCCATTGATGGCCGGTGGCGGCCTGTTTGAAACTGGCGCTGGTGGTTCTGCTCCTAAGCATGTGCAACAGTTGGTTGAAGAAAACCATTTACGTTGGGATTCTCTTGGTGAGTTCTTGGCTTTAGCCGTTTCTCTTGAGGATATCAGTGATAAGACTGGCAATCAAAAAGTGAAGATTTTGGCTCGCACTTTGGATGAGGCAACTGGTAAGTTGTTGGATAACAATAAGTCGCCTTCACCACGTACTGGTGAGCTAGATAACCGCGGCAGTCAGTTCTACTTGGCTATGTATTGGGCAGAAGCTTTGGCAGCTCAAACTGAAGATAAAGAATTGCAAGCGTACTTTGCGCCTCTAGCTAAATCTTTGGTTGAGAATGAGAAGAAGATTGCAGAAGAGCTTAAAGCTGTTCAAGGCAAGCCAGTCGATATTGGTGGCTACTATGTAGCAGATCCAGAGAAGTGCAAGGCCGTAATGCGTCCGAGTGCCACTTTCAATGCAGCTCTGAAGGCAGCGCGAGGCTAA
- a CDS encoding BLUF domain-containing protein, with amino-acid sequence MTTNIQIMAKQKDLIELSYLSEAVSDFSFLGLMRLLDSARTFNKNNGITGILLYDNQQFGQIIEGERASVMKAWRRIQDDKRHHRIELLEIREITERSYPNWLLRFYGGETLTRDYPPLIEMVGGMDQFSLDLMNKMRSHQS; translated from the coding sequence ATGACCACTAATATCCAAATCATGGCTAAACAAAAAGATCTGATTGAATTGAGTTATCTGAGCGAAGCAGTCTCGGATTTTTCTTTTCTTGGATTAATGCGACTCTTGGATTCGGCTCGTACGTTTAACAAAAACAATGGAATTACTGGAATTCTGTTGTATGACAACCAGCAATTTGGGCAAATTATTGAGGGGGAGCGAGCAAGTGTCATGAAGGCATGGAGGCGTATCCAAGACGATAAGCGCCACCACCGCATAGAACTATTGGAAATTCGTGAGATCACAGAGCGAAGCTATCCTAATTGGCTATTGCGCTTTTATGGTGGAGAGACACTGACTCGGGACTATCCGCCTTTAATAGAAATGGTTGGTGGAATGGATCAATTTAGCCTGGATTTAATGAATAAGATGCGCTCTCATCAGTCCTAA
- the msrP gene encoding protein-methionine-sulfoxide reductase catalytic subunit MsrP, with protein MGFIDKTILASDITPQAVFENRRSIIKTAAAGGFGMALAPWFSRQALAVTPEKLAATINPAFANKDGLTSYKYVTSYNNFYEFGTDKADPAANADSLQTRPWTISIEGLVKKPMTLDIDALLKLAPMEERIYRMRCVEGWSMVIPWDGYSLSKLINKVEPLGSAKYVEFISLADPKQMPGVKSNIINWPYREGLRMDEAMNPLTLLTFGLYGEVLPKPNGAPVRIVVPWKYGFKSAKSIIKIRFTEEMPKTSWNQFDAREYGFYSNVNPEVDHPRWSQATERRIGDPKGIFAPKIKTQIFNGYGEQVASMYSGMDLKKYY; from the coding sequence ATGGGTTTTATTGATAAGACCATTCTTGCTAGCGACATTACTCCTCAAGCTGTATTTGAAAATCGTCGAAGTATTATTAAAACTGCTGCTGCAGGCGGTTTTGGTATGGCTTTGGCGCCTTGGTTTTCTAGGCAAGCATTGGCAGTCACTCCTGAAAAGCTAGCTGCTACGATCAATCCAGCATTTGCAAATAAAGATGGCTTAACTTCATACAAGTACGTAACTAGCTATAACAATTTTTACGAATTTGGTACTGACAAAGCCGATCCTGCGGCAAATGCGGATAGCTTGCAAACACGTCCTTGGACTATTTCGATAGAAGGATTGGTAAAAAAGCCGATGACTCTTGATATTGATGCTCTTCTCAAGCTAGCGCCCATGGAAGAGCGAATCTACCGCATGCGTTGCGTAGAAGGTTGGTCAATGGTGATTCCATGGGACGGTTATTCTTTATCTAAACTTATTAATAAGGTGGAGCCACTTGGATCAGCAAAGTATGTCGAATTTATTTCGCTTGCTGATCCGAAGCAAATGCCTGGGGTAAAGAGCAATATTATTAATTGGCCCTATCGAGAAGGTTTGCGTATGGATGAGGCCATGAATCCATTAACTCTGCTTACTTTTGGCTTATACGGTGAAGTTTTGCCAAAGCCTAATGGAGCGCCTGTTCGTATTGTGGTTCCTTGGAAGTATGGTTTTAAGAGCGCTAAGTCGATTATCAAAATCCGATTTACAGAGGAGATGCCTAAGACCAGCTGGAATCAATTTGATGCACGAGAGTATGGTTTTTACTCCAATGTAAATCCTGAGGTTGATCATCCGCGATGGAGTCAGGCTACCGAAAGGCGTATCGGAGACCCCAAAGGAATATTTGCTCCGAAAATTAAAACGCAGATATTTAATGGCTATGGTGAGCAGGTGGCTAGCATGTACAGTGGTATGGATTTAAAAAAATACTATTAA
- a CDS encoding lipocalin family protein: MSNLYSALFCTFIFISSFTAYAQGSDVPVKTIPTLDVQRYLGTWYEVAKYPNWFQKKCVSNTKAVYSVRPDGNLKVLNSCKTAEGNVSEAEGVARQIGGKDSPKLEVRFAPAWLSFIPMVWGDYWIIDLDGQYQIAVVSDPRREYLWILSRSPQIDRKSYEDLLQRLQAQHYDVRKLELTTQTEAK, translated from the coding sequence ATGAGCAATTTATATTCGGCACTTTTTTGTACGTTCATATTTATATCCAGTTTTACTGCTTATGCTCAAGGATCCGATGTTCCTGTAAAGACTATTCCCACTTTAGATGTACAGCGTTATCTTGGTACATGGTACGAAGTGGCTAAATACCCCAATTGGTTTCAGAAAAAATGTGTTAGCAACACCAAAGCAGTTTATTCAGTAAGGCCTGATGGTAATTTAAAGGTTCTCAATAGCTGTAAAACTGCCGAGGGTAATGTTTCTGAAGCAGAAGGTGTGGCGCGTCAAATTGGAGGGAAAGATTCTCCAAAGTTGGAGGTAAGGTTTGCACCGGCTTGGCTTTCCTTTATACCCATGGTTTGGGGAGATTATTGGATCATTGATCTAGACGGCCAATATCAAATAGCAGTCGTTAGTGATCCGCGACGAGAATATCTTTGGATTCTGTCGAGATCGCCGCAAATAGATCGTAAATCTTATGAAGACTTACTACAGCGTTTACAAGCTCAGCATTATGACGTTCGCAAGTTAGAGCTAACAACACAGACCGAAGCAAAGTAA
- a CDS encoding MBL fold metallo-hydrolase, whose protein sequence is MDHKLPPGIEVFERGWLSANNILHFGEQDTSLVDSGYWSHQNLTVDLVRLSLQRHGMKALNKLINTHLHSDHCGGNAALAKTFDCQVYIPFAEQAAVSNWDSALLSYENLGQECPRFTYQGLLIPGDEILLGRYNWKILAAPGHDPHSVMLYQADYRILISGDALWEDGFGAIFPEIWGEPGFEEVAQTLDLIETLAIDCVIPGHGAPFSDVTKALATARSRLDYLASDPSRNTRQSAKVLLKYRLLEWRNRNILDVRNWIASTPALIGAAKMLNMEMSEFAQWLPMALVKSGVAKIEGDQLIDIAG, encoded by the coding sequence ATGGATCATAAGTTGCCGCCTGGTATTGAGGTATTTGAAAGAGGGTGGCTTTCCGCCAATAATATTTTGCATTTTGGTGAGCAAGATACATCTTTGGTGGATTCTGGATATTGGAGTCATCAAAATTTAACAGTAGATTTAGTGCGACTTAGTCTGCAGAGACATGGCATGAAGGCGCTAAATAAGCTTATTAATACCCATCTTCATTCTGATCACTGTGGGGGTAACGCCGCTTTAGCAAAAACATTTGACTGCCAGGTGTATATCCCATTTGCTGAACAAGCGGCCGTTAGTAATTGGGATAGTGCCTTATTGAGCTATGAAAATCTTGGTCAAGAGTGCCCTCGTTTTACTTATCAAGGCTTGCTAATACCTGGTGATGAAATCCTGCTAGGAAGATATAACTGGAAAATACTAGCTGCGCCAGGACATGACCCTCATTCAGTGATGCTCTATCAAGCGGATTATCGGATCTTAATTTCAGGGGATGCGTTATGGGAGGATGGATTTGGCGCCATTTTCCCTGAGATATGGGGTGAACCAGGATTTGAAGAGGTTGCGCAAACTTTAGACCTCATCGAGACGCTAGCTATTGATTGTGTTATTCCAGGCCATGGTGCGCCATTTTCCGATGTTACTAAGGCTTTGGCAACAGCGCGATCTAGATTGGATTATCTTGCTTCTGATCCAAGTCGCAATACGCGTCAGAGCGCCAAAGTATTGTTGAAATACCGATTATTAGAGTGGCGCAATCGAAATATTTTGGATGTGAGGAATTGGATTGCTAGTACCCCCGCATTAATTGGTGCAGCAAAAATGCTCAATATGGAGATGAGTGAGTTTGCTCAATGGCTACCGATGGCTTTAGTAAAGTCAGGTGTGGCGAAAATAGAGGGTGACCAGTTAATCGATATTGCTGGATAG
- a CDS encoding DUF2889 domain-containing protein — MLSDPKPRSLLHTREITFQGFAREDGLWDIEGHLKDFKANPFQTSTKTWQPGEAFHDMWVRVTVNQELVIKEIEVVMDRHPHPECTEVIPPMDALIGSRLGKGWRKTIDSHLGGIKGCTHLRELLANLATAAFQSIPGSFSDPEGNKPPLYLGTCKSWDFNGPVVMRVFPKFYQWKDKS; from the coding sequence ATGCTCTCTGATCCTAAACCACGCTCTCTCCTGCATACCCGTGAAATTACTTTTCAAGGTTTCGCCAGAGAAGATGGTCTTTGGGATATTGAAGGACATCTAAAAGATTTCAAAGCAAACCCATTTCAGACGAGTACCAAAACTTGGCAGCCTGGAGAAGCTTTTCATGATATGTGGGTTCGTGTCACTGTTAATCAAGAACTTGTCATAAAAGAAATTGAAGTGGTCATGGATAGACATCCTCATCCAGAGTGCACTGAAGTAATCCCACCAATGGACGCACTAATTGGCTCGCGCCTAGGAAAAGGTTGGCGCAAAACCATCGATAGCCATTTAGGCGGAATCAAAGGATGCACTCATTTAAGAGAACTGCTAGCAAATCTCGCCACTGCAGCATTCCAATCTATTCCCGGGTCTTTTTCTGACCCAGAAGGAAACAAACCCCCTTTATATCTTGGAACCTGTAAATCCTGGGACTTTAATGGACCCGTTGTTATGCGCGTTTTTCCCAAGTTCTACCAATGGAAAGATAAGTCTTAA